Proteins encoded by one window of Chrysemys picta bellii isolate R12L10 chromosome 10, ASM1138683v2, whole genome shotgun sequence:
- the SNUPN gene encoding snurportin-1, translating into MEELNQALASSFAVSQDLNSTAAPHPRLAQYKSKYSSLEQAERRRRLLELQKSKRLDYVNHARRLAEDDWTGAEREEESEDAGNEDMDVDVGKKLPKRYANQLMLSEWLIDVPPDLEQEWILVMCPMGKRALIVASRGSTAAYTKSGFCVNRFPSLLPGGNRRNSATGKDYTILDCIYSEVNQTYYILDVMCWRGHPVYDCQTDFRFYWLHSKIQEEEGLAEKSRINPFKFVGLQSFPCTPESLGKVLAMDFPFEIDGLLFYHKQTHYSPGSTPLVGWLRPYMVSDILGMTVPANPLTTKPDYAGHQLQQIIEHKKSKKLAGEEGCLSSKEVAENGRYELEHLSTPRPAESPNSQVETASHMES; encoded by the exons ATGGAGGAGTTGAACCAGGCACTGGCTTCCAGCTTTGCAGTGTCTCAGGACCTAAACAGCAcagcagcccctcacccccgactGGCACAGTACAAGTCCAAGTACAGTTCCTTGGAGCAGGCAGAGAGGAGACGTCGGCTCCTGGAACTTCAGAAATC TAAGAGATTGGACTATGTGAACCATGCCAGGAGACTGGCAGAGGATGACTGGACTggagctgagagggaggaggaaagTGAAGATGCGGGCAATGAGGATATGGACGTTGACGTGGGCAAGAAGTTGCCAAAGCGCTATGCTAACCAA CTAATGCTTTCTGAGTGGCTGATTGATGTCCCCCCAGATCTGGAACAAGAATGGATCCTGGTGATGTGTCCCATGGGGAAAAGGGCACTGATTGTGGCATCCAGG GGCTCCACTGCAGCTTACACCAAGAGTGGATTTTGTGTCAACAGGTTCCCCTCCCTCTTGCCAGGGGGAAACAGGCGCAATTCGGCAACTGGGAAAG ACTACACGATCTTGGACTGTATCTACAGCGAAGTGAACCAGACGTACTACATCCTTGATGTGATGTGTTGGAGGGGGCATCCTGTTTATGACTGTCAG ACAGATTTCCGATTCTACTGGCTTCATTCTAAGATACAAGAAGAGGAAGGGCTGGCAGAGAAAAGCAGAATTAATCCA TTTAAATTTGTGGGCCTGCAGAgtttcccctgcaccccagagaGCCTAGGCAAGGTGCTGGCCATGGACTTTCCCTTTGAG ATAGATGGGCTCCTCTTCTACCACAAACAAACCCACTACAGCCCTGGCAGCACCCCActggtgggctggctccgacccTACATGGTATCAGACATCCTTGGGATGACTGTGCCAGCTAATCCGCTAACTACCAAACCAGACTACGCCGGGCACCAGCTCCAGCAGATCATTGAGCATAAGAAGAGTAAAAAGCtggcaggagaggagggatgctTGAGCTCCAAGGAGGTGGCTGAGAATGGACGTTATGAGTTGGAACACTTGTCTACACCTCGTCCGGCAGAATCTCCCAACAGCCAAGTTGAGACAGCAAGCCACATGGAGAGCTAG